The window AACTGCAAAATTTCCTAAAGTGGTTAAGCTCTTTATTTGTTATTCCTACCATTATTGCCTTGAAAGAAAAGGCAAATCAGATTAAAGAAGCTGAGTTAACCAGAGCCATAAACCGTTTAGGCTTGATAAACGATAGGGAAAAGAAGATTTTGAATTCAATGGGCAACTCCATTATTAACCAACTTCTCCACGATCCAATTATTAACTTAAAAGACTACGCTTCTAATCATCAAGGACATCTTTACGCAGAAGTGCTGCAAAACCTGTTTAATTTGGAAATAGAAGGGCAAAAACCGAGAAATAAACCCGCAGGTTATGCTGCTGCAGCAGATTCGTCTGCTGGCCGGATAATAAAGATTGGAGATCAGGCGTATGACTCATGAAATAAGAATTGGTACCCGGGAAAGTGCGTTAGCCATGTGGCAAACCAACTGGGTAATTGAGTTTTTAAGGAAATACCATCCCACAGTACAATTTTCCGTTGTCCCCATTAAAACCAAGGGTGATAAGATAATCGATGTGGCTCTGGCAAAGATCGGGGACAAGGGGCTTTTTACGAAAGAACTGGAAATTGCTTTGCTCGAGAATCAAATTGATCTGGCCATCCATAGCATGAAGGACATTCCTACAGCCATTCCTGCCGGTTTGAAAATATCGGCCATTAGTCAAAGAACTGATCCCCGGGATGTTTTGCTGTCCTTAAATAGTTTCACTCTGGATACACTTCCCGCCGGTGCCAAAGTAGGCACTAGCAGCCTCAGGCGCAGGGCACAGCTTTTGAATTACAGGAGCGATTTGAACATTTTAGACCTGCGTGGAAATATAGATACCAGGATGGCCAAACTGGAACGGGGCGAATTTAAAGCTATTGTTCTGGCCAAGGCCGGAGTTGAACGGTTAAAGATGGAAGAAAGAATTTCTGAGGCTATTTCATTAGATGTATGCTTGCCTGCTGTAGGACAAGGAGCGATTGGGATACAAACGCGGGTTGACGACGTGCAGACCATTGAGTTGGTTAGCGCAATCCATCATCCTGCAACCGCAGATGCCATTTTTGCCGAAAGATCCCTATTGCGAGAGCTTGAAGGAGGTTGTCAAATACCAATTGGTGCCTTGGGGCAAATAGAAGGTAATGATTTAGTGCTGGATGGTCTGGTAGCAAGCTTGAATGGAGATAGAATTGTCCGCTTAACTGCCTCCGGTCCGAGAACAATGCCTGATGCTATCGGGCGTGAGTTAGCTCATAAATTAATCGCAGAAGGAGCAAGGGAAATATTGCAGCAAGTTCGACGGGAGGCGCAAGTTTGTGAGCAGTGAATTGAAAAGAGCCATCGTGTACCTGGTGGGAGCAGG is drawn from Syntrophomonadaceae bacterium and contains these coding sequences:
- the hemC gene encoding hydroxymethylbilane synthase; this encodes MTHEIRIGTRESALAMWQTNWVIEFLRKYHPTVQFSVVPIKTKGDKIIDVALAKIGDKGLFTKELEIALLENQIDLAIHSMKDIPTAIPAGLKISAISQRTDPRDVLLSLNSFTLDTLPAGAKVGTSSLRRRAQLLNYRSDLNILDLRGNIDTRMAKLERGEFKAIVLAKAGVERLKMEERISEAISLDVCLPAVGQGAIGIQTRVDDVQTIELVSAIHHPATADAIFAERSLLRELEGGCQIPIGALGQIEGNDLVLDGLVASLNGDRIVRLTASGPRTMPDAIGRELAHKLIAEGAREILQQVRREAQVCEQ